A genomic window from Vitis riparia cultivar Riparia Gloire de Montpellier isolate 1030 chromosome 18, EGFV_Vit.rip_1.0, whole genome shotgun sequence includes:
- the LOC117907360 gene encoding basic blue protein-like: protein MSSEGRGSAGRAMLLIMVAVICLLIQYSAPVHGATYTVGGSAGWTFNSANWPKGKRFRAGDVLAFNYDSKVHNVVSVNEGGYSSCTTPAGAKVYQSGKEQIKLVKGQSFFICNYAGHCESGMKIAVNAV, encoded by the exons ATGTCTAGTGAGGGAAGAGGCAGTGCAGGCAGAGCCATGCTGCTCATCATGGTTGCAGTAATTTGCTTATTGATTCAGTACTCCGCCCCAGTTCATGGAGCAACCTATACCGTTGGAGGCTCTGCTGGCTGGACCTTCAACTCCGCTAACTGGCCTAAAGGAAAGCGATTTAGGGCCGGTGATGTGCTAG CATTTAACTATGATTCAAAGGTCCACAATGTGGTTTCCGTGAATGAAGGTGGATACAGCAGCTGCACCACTCCGGCAGGTGCCAAAGTGTATCAAAGCGGTAAGGAACAGATAAAGCTGGTGAAGGGACAGAGCTTCTTCATATGCAACTATGCTGGCCACTGTGAGTCTGGGATGAAGATTGCTGTGAATGCAGTCTAA